One Pyrus communis chromosome 4, drPyrComm1.1, whole genome shotgun sequence genomic region harbors:
- the LOC137732231 gene encoding pentatricopeptide repeat-containing protein At1g22960, mitochondrial-like: MTLCARASKALAATASSTSAVHHRPFKVRHFFALSGSSHNCFSITSLPTTAFSQTHYRDLIFDTIDEKPWAFCNSKWVSDRFQAVIVDPDLFVRVLVEIRTRPRIALRFFRWVEGQPGFKRSEFAFCVILEILAHNNLMRPAHWVMERVISVNMHGIVDVLINEYVFSKVSLKLLDLLFWVYTKKSMLEQCLWIFDKMVRNRLLPDVKNCNRVLRILRNKHLVTRVKDVYRMMGEAGIKPTIVTYNTMLDSFCKEGEVQQALDLLSEMQKIECFPNDVTYNVLINGLSKKGELEQAKGLIQEMMKSGLRITAFTYNPLICGYCNKGLLEEALCLEKEMVIRGANPTVATYNSLMYGLCKRGRVIDAREQFSNMLKRNIRPDIVSYNTLIYGYCRLGNLGDAFRLFDELRHRTFTPTVVTYNTLMDGLCRSGDLAVARQLKNEMTNQGTCPDVFTYTILVNGSCKAGNLSMAKELFDEMLHRGVKPDRFAYNTRIVGELTLGDPSKAFSMQEEILAGGFPPDLFTYNIFVNGICKLGNLDEAYTLLQKIVRDGIVPDHITYTSIIHAHLESGQLMKAREVFYEMLSKGLSPSVITYTVLIHAHAAKGRLELAYMYFSEMQEKRVLPNVVTYNALINGLCKVMRMDQAYKSFAEMEEKGITPNKYTYTILINENCNIGNWKEALRLYKQMLDREIEPDSCTHSALFKHLDKDYQLHAVRYLENLISS, translated from the coding sequence TTACCGGGACCTTATTTTCGACACCATTGACGAAAAGCCCTGGGCTTTTTGCAACTCCAAGTGGGTCTCCGATCGTTTCCAAGCTGTTATTGTCGACCCCGACTTGTTTGTTCGAGTCCTCGTCGAGATTAGGACCCGACCCAGAATCGCTCTGAGGTTTTTCCGATGGGTCGAGGGCCAACCGGGTTTTAAAAGATCCGAGTTTGCGTTCTGTGTGATTCTTGAGATTCTGGCTCACAACAATTTGATGAGGCCGGCGCATTGGGTTATGGAGAGGGTGATTAGTGTAAATATGCATGGGATTGTGGATGTTTTGATTAATGAGTATGTGTTTTCGAAGGTCTCGTTGAAGCTTCTCGATCTCTTGTTCTGGGTTTATACAAAAAAATCGATGCTTGAGCAATGTCTCTGGATTTTCGATAAGATGGTTCGAAACCGGTTGTTGCCAGACGTGAAGAACTGCAATAGGGTTCTTAGGATACTTAGAAATAAACACCTTGTGACTAGAGTTAAAGACGTTTACAGAATGATGGGCGAGGCTGGGATTAAGCCGACGATTGTTACCTATAACACTATGTTGGATTCATTCTGCAAGGAAGGAGAAGTGCAACAAGCACTTGACCTTTTGTCAGAGATGCAAAAGATAGAGTGTTTTCCGAACGATGTAACGTATAATGTGTTGATCAATGGGCTGTCAAAGAAAGGGGAGCTGGAGCAGGCCAAGGGACTGATCCAGGAAATGATGAAATCTGGATTGAGGATTACAGCATTTACTTATAACCCTTTGATTTGTGGGTATTGCAACAAAGGGCTGCTTGAAGAGGCATTATGTCTTGAGAAAGAAATGGTAATTAGAGGAGCGAATCCCACCGTGGCTACTTATAATTCGTTAATGTATGGACTCTGCAAGCGGGGAAGAGTGATTGATGCCAGGGAACAGTTTTCCAATATGTTAAAGAGAAATATAAGGCCGGATATAGTGTCCTACAACACTCTAATATACGGGTATTGTAGATTAGGGAACTTGGGGGATGCTTTCAGATTGTTTGATGAGTTGAGGCATAGGACTTTCACTCCTACTGTCGTCACCTATAACACACTTATGGATGGTCTTTGCAGATCCGGAGACTTGGCTGTTGCTCGACAGCTTAAAAATGAAATGACCAATCAAGGAACTTGCCCTGATGTTTTTACATATACCATCTTGGTAAATGGATCTTGCAAGGCGGGAAACTTATCGATGGCCAAGGAGTTATTTGATGAGATGTTGCATAGAGGAGTGAAGCCGGACCGATTTGCATACAATACTCGAATAGTGGGTGAATTGACGCTTGGTGACCCTTCCAAGGCATTTAGCATGCAAGAAGAAATACTGGCAGGGGGTTTCCCTCCTGATTTGTTCACATACAATATTTTTGTGAATGGGATTTGTAAATTGGGCAATTTGGATGAAGCATATACCTTGTTGCAGAAAATTGTACGTGATGGTATCGTTCCAGACCATATAACTTATACTAGCATCATTCACGCTCACCTGGAGAGTGGCCAACTCATGAAGGCAAGAGAGGTGTTCTATGAGATGCTTAGCAAAGGTTTGTCTCCTTCGGTGATAACTTACACAGTATTGATTCATGCACACGCAGCTAAGGGAAGACTAGAACTGGCATATATGTACTTCTCAGAGATGCAAGAGAAGCGTGTTTTGCCAAATGTGGTCACCTACAATGCGCTGATAAATGGCCTTTGTAAAGTGATGAGAATGGATCAGGCTTACAAGTCGTTTGCGGAGATGGAGGAGAAAGGAATAACTCCAAATAAGTATACATACACTATTCTAATAAATGAGAACTGCAACATAGGCAACTGGAAGGAGGCTTTGAGGTTGTATAAACAGATGCTTGACAGAGAGATCGAGCCTGATTCTTGTACACACAGTGCACTTTTTAAGCATCTAGACAAAGACTATCAGTTGCATGCAGTTCGGTACCTTGAGAATTTAATTTCAAGCTAG
- the LOC137732478 gene encoding palmitoyl-acyl carrier protein thioesterase, chloroplastic-like, translating to MATISYLAYFPVRCSSSRDSHDSNKQKLSSIKINGTSTKTATKVDMAAGVATRNDFVTEQQARQNIPTTKQSVDHFRQAFSIEGGVGYRQRVVVRSYEVGPDKTATLESIVNLLQETALNHVWMSGLLSDGFGATHEMMKNDLIWVVSRMQVQVDQYPIWGEVLEIDTWVQASGKNGMKRDWLIRSQATGHIFARATSTWVMMNQKTRRLSKMPEGVRGEIAPWFIEKQAIPDDVPEKIVKLDNNAKYVNNDLKPKRSDLDMNQHVNNVKYVRWMLETIPDNILETHQLTGITLEYRKECGSSDIVQSLCDPDKDGMLIEGLKQENHDTSLLNGFSLGAGILENSVFLGSFEKIPFRYTHLLRTTGNHKDEEIVRGRTVWKKKPEPSPFASM from the exons ATGGCCACCATCTCTTATCTTGCCTACTTCCCAGTGAGGTGTTCTTCCAGCAGAGATAGCCACGACTCCAATAAGCAAAAGCTGAGCAGCATCAAGATCAATGGAACTTCCACGAAAACCGCAACCAAAGTTGATATGGCAGCTGGTGTGGCAACCAGAAATGACTTCGTGACTGAGCAGCAGGCTAGACAGAACATTCCGACAACCAAGCAGTCCGTTGATCATTTCCGACAAGCGTTTAGCATCGAAGGCGGCGTGGGGTACAGGCAGAGGGTTGTCGTTAGGTCCTATGAGGTTGGCCCGGATAAAACTGCCACACTTGAGAGCATCGTCAATCTGCTTCAG GAGACGGCATTGAATCATGTTTGGATGTCTGGACTCCTGAGTGATGGATTTGGAGCAACacatgaaatgatgaagaatgatctTATTTGGGTTGTTTCAAGAATGCAAGTTCAAGTTGACCAGTATCCAATCTG GGGAGAGGTACTGGAAATCGACACTTGGGTTCAAGCATCAGGGAAGAATGGTATGAAGCGAGACTGGTTGATCCGAAGCCAAGCTACAGGCCATATTTTCGCTCGTGCAACCAG CACCTGGGTGATGATGAACCAGAAAACTAGGCGCCTTTCGAAAATGCCAGAGGGAGTGAGGGGTGAGATTGCGCCTTGGTTCATAGAGAAGCAGGCAATCCCAGACGATGTCCCTGAGAAAATCGTCAAGTTGGACAACAACGCTAAGTATGTCAACAACGATTTGAAG CCCAAGAGAAGTGATTTGGACATGAACCAGCATGTCAACAATGTCAAGTACGTACGATGGATGCTTGAG ACGATTCCTGACAATATTTTGGAGACTCACCAACTGACTGGAATCACACTAGAATACAGAAAGGAGTGTGGGAGTTCAGATATTGTTCAATCGCTTTGCGATCCAGACAAAGATGGAATGTTGATAGAGGGACTGAAACAAGAGAATCATGACACAAGTCTACTGAACGGATTTTCTCTGGGAGCTGGGATTCTTGAGAACAGCGTGTTTTTGGGCTCCTTTGAGAAGATCCCATTTAGATATACACATCTCCTCCGAACAACTGGGAACCATAAAGATGAAGAGATTGTTCGGGGACGGACTGTTTGGAAGAAAAAACCAGAGCCCTCCCCATTTGCTTCTATGTAG